Part of the Pseudomonas abietaniphila genome is shown below.
GACAGGAAAGGGCGCAGCAGCAGTTTGGCGATGTTCTTGTAGATCCAGGTCAGCGGGCGCAGCAGGCGGACGGGAATGCGCAGGACGTTGTTGCCCAGCAGCAGGATCGCCTCGGGGCGACGTGCGGCCAGTTTGCGTGGAATGAATTCGGTGACGATGACCAGCACGCTGGCCACTGCGAGCCAGGCAATCAGCGGGCCATGGAAATACCACTGACTGATGGCCAGCAGCGTTGCCAGTACGGTGATCAAGACCTTGAGCAGCGTGTTGCCCAGGATCAGGCTGTTGAGGTTGAACGCCAGCGTCGGTTTGGGCGGCTCGGACGAGCGCGGATTGACCGGGACGGCGCGCAGGTTGTGGTGAGCCGCTTCAACGGCGGTGAACAGCGCCGACCACAAGGTGAGCAGGGCGAGCAGCGCAAGCATCGTGCCCGTGGGCAGGTTATCCATGATCGGCGCCCGTCAGATGTGCAGGATGTATTCGCGGACGAGCTTGCTGCCGAAATAGGCCAGCATCAACAGCAGAAAGCCGCCCAGGGTCCAGCGAATGGCTTTGTGGCCGCGCCAGCCCAGACGAGTGCGCCCCCACAACAGGACGCTGAACACGATCCACGCAAGGATCGACAGCAAGGTCTTGTGCACCAGATGCTGGGCAAACAGATTCTCGACGAACAGCCAGCCGGAAATCAGCGACATCGAGAGCAGGGTCCAGCCCGCCCACAGGAAGCCAAACAACAGGCTTTCCATGGTTTGCAGCGGCGGGAAATTCCGGATCAGGCCGGAAGGGTGTTTGTTTTTCAGCTGATGGTTCTGCAACAGGAGCAGCAGCGCCTGGAACACGGCGATGGTGAACATGCCATACGCCAGGATCGACAGCAGGATGTGCCCGATCAGGCCTTGCTCCGCGACGATCGGCTGCAGCGTGCCCGGCGGTGCGAACTGCGCCATCAGCGTGGTCAGGATACCCAGCGGGAACAACAGGATCAGCAGGATTTCCACCGGAATGCGAATGCACGCCAGCATGGTCACGATGATCACCGCGACCGCAATCAGGCTGGCGGCGCTGAAGAAGTCCAGACCCAGGCCGATCGGGCGCACCAACTGGCCGAAAAGCGCACTGGCCTGACAGGCGACAGCCAGGGTGCCGATCAGGCACAGCAGCCATTTATCGGCCTTTTTGCCCTGACGCAGGCGAGTACCTTGATAGAGGGTCGCAGCGGCGTAGAGAACGGCGGCGGCGAGGCTGAATAGCAAACTCGGTGACAAGGGGAACATAGATCCTGATGGGCGTGCCCGAAAGCCGCTGAGTTTGGCATAGAACCGACAGTCCACGAAAGACCACAGAAGCAGACGTCGTGGTGTCCGTGCGCCAGACTCTTCGCTATAATCCGCGACCTGCTCAAGCCACAGGCTCGTCGAGCGCTGTTCCCTCTATATATGTGCACCACTTTTTGGCGCTGCACCGGGGAGCAGGGCCGCATCAACTGGGGTTCATGACGAACTCAAAGGATCACGCATGTTTGAAAATCTGACAGATCGTCTCTCGCAGACGCTGCGCCAGGTCACCGGCAAGGCCAAGCTGACCGAGGACAACATCAAGGACACTCTGCGTGAAGTGCGTATGGCGCTGCTCGAAGCCGACGTCGCCTTGCCGGTGGTCAAAGACTTCGTCAACCGCATCAAGGAACGCGCCGTCGGCACCGAGGTGTCGCGCAGCCTGACCCCGGGCCAGGCCTTCGTGAAGATCGTCCAGGCCGAACTGGAAGAGATGATGGGGGCCGCCAACGAAGAGCTGACCCTCAACGTCACGCCGCCAGCGGTCATCCTGATGGCGGGTTTGCAGGGTGCGGGTAAGACCACCACTGCGGGCAAGCTGGCGAAATTCCTCAAAGAGCGCAAAAAGAAAACCGTGATGGTGGTGTCGGCGGACGTGTATCGTCCTGCGGCCATCAAGCAGCTGGAAACCCTGGCCAACGACATCGGCGTGACATTCTTCCCGTCCGACATCAGCCAGAAGCCGGTGGCGATCGCCGAAGCCGCCATTAAAGAAGCCAAACTCAAGTTCATCGATGTCGTGATCCTCGACACCGCCGGCCGTCTGCACATCGACGCCGAGATGATGGGCGAGATCCAGGCGCTGCACGCGGCGGTCAAGCCGGCTGAAACGCTGTTCGTGGTTGACGCCATGACCGGCCAGGACGCCGCCAACACCGCCAAGGCATTCGGCGACGCGCTGCCGCTGACCGGTGTGATCCTGACCAAGGTCGATGGTGACGCACGAGGCGGTGCTGCGCTGTCGGTTCGCGCCATCACCGGCAAGCCGATCAAGTTCATCGGTATGGGCGAGAAGAGCGATGCGCTGGAGCCTTTCCACCCTGACCGTATTGCCTCGCGCATCCTTGGCATGGGTGACGTGCTCAGCCTGATCGAACAGGCCGAGCAGACCCTCGACAAGGAAAAGGCCGACAAACTGGCCAAAAAGCTGAAGAAAGGCAAAGGCTTCGATCTCGAAGACTTCCGCGATCAGCTGCAACAGATGAAAAACATGGGCGGCCTCGGTGGCCTCATGGACAAGCTGCCGACCATGGGCGGCGTCAACCTGGCGCAGATGGGCAACGCCCAGAGCGCGGCAGAGAAACAGTTCAAGCAGATGGAAGCCATCATCAACTCCATGACCCCGGCCGAGCGCCGCGACCCTGAGCTGATCAGCGGTTCGCGCAAACGCCGTATAGCCATGGGCTCCGGCACTCAGGTGCAGGACATCGGGCGTCTGATCAAGCAGCACAAGCAGATGCAGAAGATGAT
Proteins encoded:
- a CDS encoding cytochrome C assembly family protein; protein product: MFPLSPSLLFSLAAAVLYAAATLYQGTRLRQGKKADKWLLCLIGTLAVACQASALFGQLVRPIGLGLDFFSAASLIAVAVIIVTMLACIRIPVEILLILLFPLGILTTLMAQFAPPGTLQPIVAEQGLIGHILLSILAYGMFTIAVFQALLLLLQNHQLKNKHPSGLIRNFPPLQTMESLLFGFLWAGWTLLSMSLISGWLFVENLFAQHLVHKTLLSILAWIVFSVLLWGRTRLGWRGHKAIRWTLGGFLLLMLAYFGSKLVREYILHI
- the ffh gene encoding signal recognition particle protein: MFENLTDRLSQTLRQVTGKAKLTEDNIKDTLREVRMALLEADVALPVVKDFVNRIKERAVGTEVSRSLTPGQAFVKIVQAELEEMMGAANEELTLNVTPPAVILMAGLQGAGKTTTAGKLAKFLKERKKKTVMVVSADVYRPAAIKQLETLANDIGVTFFPSDISQKPVAIAEAAIKEAKLKFIDVVILDTAGRLHIDAEMMGEIQALHAAVKPAETLFVVDAMTGQDAANTAKAFGDALPLTGVILTKVDGDARGGAALSVRAITGKPIKFIGMGEKSDALEPFHPDRIASRILGMGDVLSLIEQAEQTLDKEKADKLAKKLKKGKGFDLEDFRDQLQQMKNMGGLGGLMDKLPTMGGVNLAQMGNAQSAAEKQFKQMEAIINSMTPAERRDPELISGSRKRRIAMGSGTQVQDIGRLIKQHKQMQKMMKKFSTKGGMAKMMRGMGGMLPGGGMPKM